In one Kitasatospora cineracea genomic region, the following are encoded:
- a CDS encoding sensor histidine kinase produces MTESPPSAARGWWRPGAGIVVRAGRRTLVESLYLLTAPVTALVGVLLVCVGGARWSAGLERWRIAKLRALTAGTGTPGQGSAAASSAPRVPSAPGPWLDAGHAVAVLPVVLVTSVVTALWWFVSAASLTSPLRARLDPGPQHPMTLAVGAHTSMSIQLGSPNLHAAFGLTLGLLVLLTLPLVTRVCVAAQAGLGRVLLWDESAVLGRIRGLEQERDTARAQTAAAVTAEAAALRRLERDLHDGPQQRLVRLAMELGRAQHNLDRRPAAVREALADAIVQTRETLDELRALSRGIAPPILVDRGLREALAALAFRSPVPAELDAPAGPDLRLDPAVETAAYFVVSEALTNVAKHSGAGRCVIGLRHEAGALRVWIRDDGAGGAALGKGHGLQGLEDRLHAVGGRLLITSPSGGPTTITGEVPCR; encoded by the coding sequence GTGACCGAGTCTCCCCCTTCCGCGGCCCGGGGCTGGTGGCGACCCGGTGCCGGGATCGTCGTGCGCGCGGGGCGTCGCACGCTCGTGGAGTCGCTGTACCTGCTGACCGCGCCGGTGACCGCCCTGGTCGGTGTGCTCCTGGTGTGCGTCGGCGGGGCGCGGTGGTCCGCCGGCCTGGAGCGGTGGCGGATCGCCAAGCTGCGTGCCCTGACCGCCGGTACCGGCACGCCTGGGCAGGGGAGCGCCGCCGCCTCGTCTGCCCCGCGCGTGCCGTCCGCCCCGGGGCCGTGGCTCGATGCGGGACACGCCGTGGCGGTGCTCCCGGTAGTCCTGGTCACTTCGGTCGTGACGGCGCTGTGGTGGTTCGTCAGCGCGGCCAGCCTCACCTCCCCGCTGCGCGCCCGGCTCGATCCCGGTCCGCAGCACCCCATGACCCTGGCCGTGGGCGCCCACACCAGCATGAGCATCCAGCTCGGATCGCCGAACCTGCATGCCGCCTTCGGTCTCACGCTCGGTCTGCTGGTGCTGCTGACCTTGCCGCTGGTGACCCGGGTGTGCGTCGCGGCCCAGGCCGGGCTGGGACGAGTGCTGCTGTGGGACGAGTCCGCGGTGCTGGGCAGGATCAGGGGGCTGGAACAGGAGCGGGACACCGCCCGGGCCCAGACCGCTGCCGCGGTGACCGCCGAGGCTGCCGCGCTGCGCCGGCTCGAACGCGACCTCCACGACGGGCCGCAGCAGCGGCTGGTCCGCCTGGCGATGGAACTGGGCCGCGCCCAGCACAACCTCGACAGGAGGCCGGCGGCCGTCCGGGAGGCGCTCGCCGACGCCATCGTTCAGACCCGGGAGACGCTGGACGAGCTGCGGGCCCTGTCCCGTGGCATCGCCCCGCCGATCCTCGTCGACCGCGGCCTGCGCGAGGCGCTCGCCGCGCTGGCCTTCCGCTCCCCCGTCCCGGCCGAACTCGATGCCCCGGCAGGCCCGGACCTCCGGCTGGATCCCGCGGTCGAGACGGCTGCGTACTTCGTGGTCTCCGAGGCGCTGACCAACGTGGCGAAGCACAGCGGCGCCGGCCGGTGCGTGATCGGTCTGCGCCACGAGGCGGGGGCCTTGCGCGTCTGGATCCGCGACGACGGGGCGGGCGGCGCGGCTCTGGGCAAGGGGCACGGCTTGCAGGGGCTGGAGGACCGGCTGCACGCTGTCGGCGGTCGACTGCTCATCACCAGTCCGAGCGGCGGCCCGACGACGATCACCGGGGAGGTACCGTGCCGTTGA
- a CDS encoding pyridoxamine 5'-phosphate oxidase family protein, with amino-acid sequence MAHDIRNLDPAYLAFWREYQLCTLTTLRPDGTPHVVPVGATFDPVTGIARVISDGGSRKVRNVLAAGEAGQRVALCQVDRARWATLEGRAVIRRDAESVADAERRYAERYRQPRENPGRVVIEIAVDRALGRA; translated from the coding sequence ATGGCACACGACATCCGCAACCTCGACCCGGCCTACCTCGCCTTCTGGCGCGAGTACCAGCTGTGCACCCTCACCACGCTGCGCCCCGACGGCACCCCGCACGTCGTCCCGGTCGGGGCGACCTTCGACCCGGTCACCGGCATCGCGCGGGTGATCAGCGACGGGGGGAGCCGCAAGGTCCGCAACGTGCTCGCGGCCGGCGAGGCCGGGCAGCGGGTCGCGCTCTGCCAGGTCGACCGGGCCCGCTGGGCCACCCTGGAGGGCCGGGCCGTGATCCGGCGGGACGCGGAGTCCGTCGCCGACGCCGAGCGCCGCTACGCCGAGCGCTACCGGCAGCCCCGGGAGAACCCCGGGCGGGTGGTGATCGAGATCGCCGTCGACCGCGCGCTCGGCCGGGCCTGA
- a CDS encoding winged helix-turn-helix domain-containing protein, whose product MTSAETPTESPDDVEQHPAKALDDTVHQRVRLGILTVAHQARRAEFGFLRTALDLTAGNLGQHLTVLEKAGLVAVEKGYEGRRPRTWITLTPAGEQALREEVAQLKRLIRQIEAADGT is encoded by the coding sequence GTGACCTCCGCGGAGACCCCCACCGAGAGCCCCGACGACGTCGAGCAGCACCCCGCCAAGGCCCTGGACGACACCGTCCACCAGCGCGTCCGCCTCGGCATCCTCACCGTCGCCCACCAGGCCCGCCGCGCCGAGTTCGGCTTCCTGCGCACCGCCCTCGACCTGACCGCCGGAAACCTCGGCCAGCACCTCACCGTCCTGGAGAAGGCCGGCCTGGTCGCCGTCGAGAAGGGCTACGAGGGCCGCCGCCCCCGCACCTGGATCACCCTCACCCCGGCCGGCGAACAGGCCCTGCGCGAGGAGGTCGCCCAGCTCAAACGCCTGATCCGGCAGATCGAAGCCGCCGACGGCACCTGA
- a CDS encoding MerR family transcriptional regulator, translating to MQSLNSGVLRTVDVARRAGCSVQQVRNLERAGVLPPTDRTAAGYRVYTEVHLHSALAYRSLVAGAGPAEAGRIVRAFHRPPRAEALALLDAAHARLDAERARLRLAREAAGAIAEEPIGEVRVSDAMGVSELAAALGVRPSALRHWDAEGLVVPDRDPVRGTRRYTPAQVRDARIVHQLRLAGHRIGPLRALLPELRGARGPVEVTAALAARDEGLTARSLALLEGAAALGALLACARAGS from the coding sequence GTGCAAAGTCTCAACTCGGGGGTGCTGCGGACGGTGGACGTGGCGCGGCGTGCCGGGTGCTCGGTGCAGCAGGTCCGCAACCTGGAGCGAGCCGGGGTGCTGCCGCCCACCGACCGCACTGCGGCCGGGTACCGGGTCTACACCGAGGTGCACCTGCACTCCGCGCTGGCCTACCGGTCGCTGGTGGCGGGCGCGGGCCCGGCCGAGGCCGGGCGGATCGTCCGGGCCTTCCACCGGCCGCCCCGGGCGGAGGCGCTGGCGCTGCTGGACGCGGCGCACGCCCGGCTGGACGCCGAGCGGGCCCGGCTGCGGCTGGCCCGGGAGGCGGCGGGGGCGATCGCCGAGGAGCCGATCGGCGAGGTGCGTGTCTCGGACGCGATGGGCGTCTCCGAGCTGGCCGCCGCCCTGGGCGTGCGCCCCTCCGCGCTACGGCACTGGGACGCGGAGGGCCTGGTCGTCCCCGACCGCGACCCGGTCCGGGGCACCCGGCGCTACACCCCGGCCCAGGTCCGCGACGCCCGGATCGTCCACCAACTGCGCCTGGCCGGGCACCGGATCGGGCCGCTGCGCGCCCTGCTGCCCGAACTGCGCGGTGCCCGCGGCCCGGTGGAGGTCACGGCGGCGCTGGCGGCCCGGGACGAGGGCCTGACCGCCCGCTCGCTGGCCCTGCTGGAGGGGGCCGCCGCACTCGGCGCGCTGCTGGCCTGCGCCCGGGCCGGGAGCTGA
- a CDS encoding DUF6194 family protein → MAMDEIIDFTAALDGVLTLRPAPGDGTPEISWGDAFFYYAPDGALPKTGQPFATVVTKDYPGDTTSRLDRPGAYRVNIAAGKEELAHRTGRTPAPGTDGTDGADGADDSDDTVIAHPVYAAAGWLAVVNPAGRTTEDVRQLLRTAHRLARTRYERRARPGE, encoded by the coding sequence ATGGCCATGGACGAGATCATCGACTTCACGGCCGCCCTCGACGGCGTCCTGACCCTGCGCCCCGCCCCCGGCGACGGCACCCCGGAGATCAGCTGGGGCGACGCCTTCTTCTACTACGCGCCCGACGGCGCCCTCCCGAAGACCGGCCAGCCCTTCGCGACGGTCGTCACCAAGGACTACCCCGGCGACACCACCTCCCGCCTGGACCGGCCGGGCGCCTACCGGGTCAACATCGCCGCCGGCAAGGAGGAACTCGCCCACCGGACCGGCCGCACCCCGGCCCCCGGAACCGACGGCACCGACGGAGCCGACGGAGCCGACGACAGCGATGACACCGTGATCGCCCACCCCGTCTACGCCGCCGCCGGCTGGCTGGCCGTGGTGAACCCGGCCGGGCGCACCACCGAAGACGTCCGCCAACTCCTGCGCACCGCCCACCGGTTGGCCCGCACCCGGTACGAGAGGCGGGCCCGACCGGGGGAGTGA
- a CDS encoding Clp protease N-terminal domain-containing protein — translation MSAFDRYLHALLLRAADEARQDGSPTTDAHHLLLALAADPAPESAAAVRRLLADAGLDRDGVRAALDREFAHSLHAVGISPEAHRLPRPTPGVEASRLGASAKLALERSFATARKKDQSAAHLLLGILRAEVGTVPRALALSGVDREQLIARATELTAHQ, via the coding sequence ATGAGCGCGTTCGACCGGTACCTGCACGCGCTGCTGCTCCGGGCGGCCGACGAGGCCCGGCAGGACGGATCGCCCACCACCGACGCCCACCACCTGCTGCTCGCCCTCGCCGCCGATCCGGCTCCCGAATCCGCGGCCGCCGTCCGCCGCCTGCTGGCCGACGCCGGGTTGGATCGCGACGGCGTACGGGCCGCGCTGGACCGGGAGTTCGCGCACAGCCTGCACGCGGTCGGCATCTCCCCGGAGGCCCACCGGCTGCCCCGCCCCACCCCGGGAGTCGAAGCGTCCCGGCTGGGCGCCTCCGCCAAGCTCGCCCTCGAACGGAGCTTCGCCACCGCCCGCAAGAAAGACCAGTCCGCCGCCCACCTGCTGCTCGGCATCCTGCGCGCCGAGGTCGGCACGGTGCCCCGCGCCCTCGCGCTCTCCGGCGTCGACCGCGAACAACTCATCGCCAGGGCAACCGAACTGACGGCCCATCAGTAG
- a CDS encoding serine hydrolase domain-containing protein, giving the protein MHSSNGSSNNSNNDAAVRELLERAVTRGGVPGILVEVHDGDRTWHAGATVGGQERSRDDRFRIGSITKTFVATVVLQLAAEGRIVLDAPVVDQLSTNAYELARGVTVRRLLDHTSGLPNYTDHPEELNSHPVHGPETLLRIAAAHPPRFAPGTGWAYSNTNYVLAGLLVEQATGQPLAAEIQRRICRPLGLTGTHLPGADEHALPAPHARHWTKLFRTGPDAPVLDATELDPAPFWAAGAMVSTAPDLNRFLAALLSGRLLRPAQQRELLTTVATRDWIPDTAYGLGICSLAPPGGGTYWGMGGAVFGSWTYAFATADGTRLLTANTTADWTDPGSGWADPIALFTDLLRTAFGARP; this is encoded by the coding sequence ATGCACAGCAGCAACGGCAGCAGCAACAACAGCAACAACGACGCCGCCGTCCGGGAACTCCTCGAACGGGCCGTCACCCGGGGTGGTGTCCCCGGCATCCTGGTCGAGGTCCACGACGGTGACCGGACCTGGCACGCCGGGGCCACCGTCGGCGGGCAGGAGCGCAGCCGGGACGACAGGTTCCGGATCGGCAGCATCACCAAGACCTTCGTCGCCACCGTCGTCCTCCAGCTCGCCGCCGAGGGGCGGATCGTCCTGGACGCCCCGGTGGTCGACCAACTATCCACCAATGCGTACGAGTTGGCCCGAGGCGTGACGGTCCGGAGGCTGCTCGACCACACCAGCGGGCTGCCCAACTACACCGACCATCCGGAGGAGCTGAACAGCCACCCCGTCCACGGGCCCGAGACGCTGCTGCGGATCGCGGCCGCCCACCCGCCCCGGTTCGCCCCGGGCACCGGCTGGGCGTACTCGAACACCAACTACGTGCTGGCGGGGCTGCTCGTCGAACAGGCCACCGGGCAGCCGCTGGCCGCCGAGATCCAGCGGCGGATCTGCCGCCCGCTCGGCCTGACCGGCACCCACCTGCCGGGCGCCGACGAGCACGCCCTCCCCGCGCCGCACGCCCGGCACTGGACCAAGCTGTTCCGCACCGGGCCGGACGCCCCGGTGCTGGACGCCACCGAGCTCGACCCGGCCCCGTTCTGGGCCGCGGGCGCGATGGTCTCCACCGCCCCCGACCTCAACCGCTTCCTCGCCGCACTGCTCTCCGGCCGCCTCCTCCGGCCCGCCCAGCAGCGGGAGTTGCTCACCACCGTCGCCACCCGCGACTGGATCCCGGACACCGCCTACGGCCTCGGCATCTGCTCGCTCGCCCCGCCCGGCGGCGGCACCTACTGGGGCATGGGCGGCGCCGTCTTCGGCTCCTGGACGTACGCCTTCGCCACCGCCGACGGCACCCGCCTGCTCACCGCCAACACCACCGCCGACTGGACCGACCCCGGCAGCGGCTGGGCCGACCCGATCGCGCTCTTCACCGACCTGCTCCGAACCGCTTTCGGGGCCCGGCCCTGA